The Couchioplanes caeruleus nucleotide sequence CTGTACGACGCGGCGCGCCGGACCCTGGAGCTGCGCGGCGACGACGGTACCGGCTGGTCACTCGCATGGAAGATCAACTTCTGGGCGCGGCTGGAGGACGGCGCGCGTGCCCACAAGCTCCTCCGCGATCTCGTCCGCACCGACCGCCTCGCGCCCAACATGTTCGACCTGCACCCGCCGTTCCAGATCGACGGCAACTTCGGCGCCACCTCGGGCATCGCGGAGATGCTGCTGCACAGCCACAACGGCGAACTGCACGTGCTCCCCGCGCTGCCGCCGGCCTGGTCGGCCGGTAGCGTCGCAGGTCTGCGCGGCAGGGGCGGGTACACCGTCGGCGCGACATGGAGCAGCAGCGGCACGGAGTTCGTCATCACGCCCGACCGCGCCGGCACGGTCCGGGTCCGCGGCCGCGTGGTCACCGGCGACTTCGAGCTGCGCGACGACACGAGCGGCAGCCCGGTCCAGTCCGTACGGCTCGAGGCCGATCTCGTCGAGTTCGCCGGGCAGGGCGGCCACACCTACCGCATCTCCGCCGCGACATCGGGCCCCGGGGAGACCGGTGTGTACCGGCTCGTGGCGCAGCACAGCGGCAAGGCCGCCGACATCAACGGCGCCTCCACCGCCGCCGGTGCCACGCTGATCCAATGGCCGGTCGGTGGCGGACTCAACCAGCAGTTCGAGCTGCTGGCCTCCGACGGCGGCTATTACCGCATCCGGGCCCGGCACAGCGGACTCGTCCTCCAGGTCGCCGGCACCGCCACCGGAGCCGACATCACCCAGCAACGCGACGCCGACATCGCCGCCCAGCAGTGGCGGATGGCCGACCACGGCGGGGAGGTGGTCAGCCTCATCAACCGGCAGAGCGGTCTGGCGATGGACGTGTGGCAGAGCTCCACCGCCGACGGCACCCGCATCTCCCAATGGACACCCACCGACGCCGCCAACCAACGGTTCCACCTGCAACGCGTCTAGGACCCCCCCAGGCGTTCTCGGTGGCGGTGTCCTTTCGTGACGGCAGCGGGGCCTCCCCTTCCGGCGGAGGCCCCATCATGACGGCTTCTATGCGCCGGCCCAGCGTTGGTTGGCGCCGGTGTGGCAGCTCCAGACGCGCGTGCCGGGGGTGCCGACCGGCACGTCCAGGAATTTGCCCGGCACCCGCAGTTCCTGCGGTGCCACTGGTCAGCGTCGGCGGTTTGCCGCATCCGGCGCTCGCATGGGTTCTCCCATCCCTGAGGTGGTGCGGCTCAGCGGTAACCGGCCGCGGTGACGTTGGCCTGCACCGCGTTCTCGGTGGCGTCGGAGGGGTAGCCCGCGACCATGGCTCCCTCGTAGAAGGTGCCGGCGCTGAGGTTGGCTCCGCCGCCGGGTTTGCAGCAGTCGCCGCCGCTGCCGAGGATGACGGCGCCCTGCTTCTTCATGGGGCTGTACCCGGGCGGCAGGGCGCCGTCCCAGAGCGTGTTGAGGCTTCCGGACTGGGCGTTGCTGCCCTTGATGGCGAAGCGGGACGTCCCGTTGTTCTTGAGCGTCGCCGTGACGAACTTGCTGGTGAAGGCCCGCTGGTTCGGGTTCCAGGACTGGCTGCCACCGGGGTAGAGGCCCCACTCGAGGTCCGCCTGGACCCAGGGCCCGGTGCCGGAGCAGCCGCCGAACCAGCACTGCGTACCGAAGTTGAGGGCGTCCATGGCGCCGGCGGCATCGGCGGCCCGGGTCGTCTCGCTGTTGCCGTAGTCGAAGCAGCAGCCGTTGTTGACGTGGGTGCCGCTGAAGACCGCGTACATTCCCTCGGGCGCGCTTCCGGTCGGCACGCCGGTCGCGTGGCCGTCCCGCCAGTAGCTGTTACCCGGGTTGATGGAGAGCGAGTAGGCCTTGGCGCCGCCGATGGTCAGCGATTCGGACGTCGCGGTCGCCGGGCGGCTCTGCGAGGAGCCGGGGACCACGCTCGATCCCTGGTACCAGAGGTCGTTCCCGCGCCCGGACTGGTCGTAGACGACGGTGATGACGCAGGCGGCCCCGGCGCAGAACGAGTCCTGCGCCGCGGCGTCGGCGGTGCCACCGGCGTTCAGGACGCCGACGTTGCGGGTGGCATTGTCGGACGAGCGCCGTACCTGGTAGAGGTTGCCGGCGTACGAGCGGTAGAGCGCGCGCACGGTGCTGTGGGCGGCGACGCAGGGCGTACCCCCGGACGAGTAGATGTCGCACGGGCCGCCGCCGGTCGGCGGAGGTCCGGCCGGCGAGGTCCACTGCTGGTTGGCCTGCCCGTTGCAGTCCCAGAGGATGATGGCCGTGCCGTTGGCCGTGCCGCGCGCGTTGGCGTCCAGGCAACGGCCGGACTGCACGCCGGTGATGGTGCCGCCGGAGGTGACGTTCCACTGCTGGTTGGCCTGCCCGTTGCAGTCCCAGATGATGACCGCTGTGCCGTTGCTCGTGCCCTGCGCCGAGGCGTCCAGGCATTTGCCGCCGTACACCATGAGTTGCTTCGACGACGTGTAGGTCCAGGTCTGGGCGGCCGTCCCGCCGCAGTCCCACAACTGCACCTGCGTGCCGTTGGTCGTGCTGGAGTTCGCGACGGTCAGGCAGCGTCCGGATCCGGTGCCCACGACGGGGGCGCTCTGGCCCGGCTGGATGACCGCCGCTGCCGCCGCGGTGCCGGCACCGAGGGCGATGAGGACGGCGGCGCCCACGGCGAGCAGCCGCCGGTGGTGGTGGTGACGCCGGATTTTCGATACGACCATGGTCGGCCTTCCATTCCGGTCAGATATGTCGTCCGGGATGCAGAGCATGCGACCACGTATTGGTGAGAGTCAATACGACCTTTACGGGGGTGAATTCATTACGGTTTTACGGCGGCCGATGTCACGGGAGGGCCGGGAGGAGGTGCCGGTGCTGCGGCGGGACCCGGGTGGTGAGCTGACGGCGTACGTACCGGCCGGGCAGCGCGGCCAGCGCACGGACCGTGGGGTCATCGCCGAGGCCCGCGGCCGCGGTGAGCGTTCGCTCCGACCGCCGGGCCAGGTCCCGGGCGAGGGCGACCGCCGCGCCCACGCCGTGCTCGCAGAGCAGGGACCGCACCCGGCGCCGCTCGTGGTCGTCGAGGCCCGGACGCAGCAGGGTGCGCAGCTCGGGGCTCGCCGCGAGCGCGTGGACGGCCGGGGCCGTGACGGTCCCGGCGGCGAAGTCGGCGCCGGTGGGCTTGCCGAGCAGGTCGTCGGTGCTGACCACGTCGAGCACGTCGTCGACCAGCTGCAGGCAGGTGCCGAAGGACAGCCCGAAGGCGTCCAGGGCGGCCGTCAGCCGGGGGTCGGCGCCGGCCGCCTCGGCACCGAGCCGGCAGGCGACGCGCAGCAGGGCCCCGGTCTTCGCCTCGATGGTGCCGATCACCTCGGCGAGGCTCAGCCCGGCGCGGTATCGGCCGGCCAGCTCGCGTGCCTCGCCGCGGCAGAGCTCGCTCAGGGTCGACGAGACGGCGGCCGCGGTCCGGGCGTCCACAGCGGCGGCCACCTCACCGGCCAGTGCGATGAGCGCGTCGCCCGCGACGATCGCCGTGGCCGCTCCCTCGGCGCCGTTCACCGTGGGCACCCCGCGGCGGGCCCTGGCGGCGTCGATCAGGTCGTCGTGCACCAGCGAACTGCAGTGCAACAGCTCCACCGCGACCGCCGAGCCGAGGGTCGCGGGGGTGAGGCCGCCGCCGGCACACGCGGCCGCCGACAGCACGAGGGTGGGCCGCAGGCGCTTGGCCGGCGCGGTGACGATCCGGCGGCAGGGCCCGGTGAGCGGCTCGGGCACGCCGGCGACCCGCTCGGCGAGCCCCTCCTCGACCGCGGCGAGCCATGACGCCGCGACGCCCGGGATCCGGGCCGGCGCGATCGTCACCGTGCCTCGAGACGCATGCGCAGCCCGCGGGGGCGCAGCGTGGTGTCGACCGTACGGCGCACCGGACGGCCGGCTACGGGGCGCAGCCGCCACCGCCGGGTGATCGCCGCGAGCGCCAGCGTCGCCTCGGTCATCGCGAAGGTGTCGCCCAGGCACTTGCGGGCGCCCGCGCCGAACGGGATGAAGACACCCCGGGCGGGCGGGCCGGCGCTCGTACCGTCCCAGCGGTCGGGGTCGAAGCGTTCCGGGTCGTCGAACAGGTCGGCGCGGTGGTGCATCAGGTACGGGCTGAACGCGACGGTCGTCCCCGCGGGGATGTCGTGCTCGCCCAGCCGGGTGGCGGCGGTGGTGCGCCGGGTGAACAGCCAGCCGGGCGGGTACACGCGCAGCGTCTCGGTGACGATGCGGCCGGTCAGGTCCAGCGACGGCAGGTCCTCGGGGCCGGGCAGGTCCCCGTTCAGCGCGTCCACCTCCCGGTGCAGCCGGGTCTCCAGGTCGGGGCGTTCGCCGAGGACGTGCAGCGCCCAGGCCAGGACGCTCGCCGCGCTCTCCGTGCCGGCGAGGAACAGCGTCACCACCTGGTCGTGGATCTCGTCGTCGGTGAACCCGGGGCCCTGCGATCCGACCAGCACGCTGAGGATGTCGCCGCGGTCCGTGCCGGTACGGCGGTAGTCGGCGACGAGGTCCCCGACCGTGCGGCGGAGCCGGTTGCGGGCGGCCCGGTAGCGCAGGTTGCCGGGCAACGGCACCCGGTCGAGCGGGGCGGGCAGGAACATCCGGCGGTAGATCCCGGCGAGCACGGTGGCGAAGTCGTCCAGCGCGGTGGCGAGCGTACGCGCCGGCAGGCTGGTGGCGGCGAACATGGCCTCCACGACGGTGCCGCCGGTGAGCGTCAGCATCTCACCCAGCACGTCGATCTCCCGGCCGTCGCGCCACCCTCCGAGGACCGTGGCGATCTGGCGCCGCATCCCCTCGGCGTAGTGCGGGAGCCGTGCGGGGTGGAAGGCCGGGCGGGCCAGCCGGCGCTGCCGCTGGTGCTCGTCGTGCGGGCACGTGCCGACGCCGTTGCCGACCACCTCCCGGCCGCGCTCGACGAGCAGGCCACCCTTGTCGAACGTACGGTCGTCCAGCAGCACCGCGCTGGTCAGCCGGGGATCGCAGACGAGCGCCGCACGGGCGGGCCCGAGGCGGATCCAGACGACGTCGCCGTACTCCGGAAGGCTCTGCACGAAGCCCAGCGGGTCGCGCAGCAGCGGCCAGGCATGACCCAGCAGCGGCCAGGCGCGAGGTGCGCGGATGGTGGGACGGCGTGTCAGCGTCATGACCCCTCCCGGCGTCGGCGGTCAGACCGACGCTAGGCCGTTGACGTGCGGCGCAGCTTGTTCCTCCTTGCGGTTGTCGGGCGCCTGAGCAATGGGCGAGAAGTGCCCGGGCGGCCGCGCTGGAACGATCGGCCGCGGGGGAGGTGCCGATCGATGACCAGTGACGTCGCGCTGCCCGCCGGCCGGCTCGTGTTCCCCTTCGCGCGTACCGACGTGCTGCGCCCCGATCCGATCTACCGGCGGCTGCGCGCCGAGCGTCCGGTCGCCCGCGTCACCATGGCCAACGGGGTCGGTGCGTACCTGGTCACCCGGTACGCCGACGTCCGCGTGGTGCTCGAGGACGCGCGGTTCAGCCGGGCCGCGCTGTCCCGGACGGCTCCCGGTGAGCTCGTCGCATACGCGCCGCCGGCCGTCCCGGCGTCCACTGAGGACGGCCACTCGATGCCCTACGAGCTGGTGAACCGGTGGTTCACGGCGCGGGCGGTGGAACGGCTGCGCCCCGGGACCGCTCGGATCGCGGACGAGCTGCTGGACCGCCTCGTCGCCACGGGACCGCCGGCCGACCTCGTCGCCGCGTACACCGCGGTGCTGCCGATGACCGTGATCGGCGAGCTGGCCGGCATTCCCGCCGCCGACCGGCCGCGGCTGCGGGACCTGGCGCCGCTGGTGACCGTCGACTCGCCCGGCGCGCAGTCGCGGGCGGCGTCCGCCACGGTGTTCCAGTACTTCCGGACGGCCCTCGAGCAGCGCCGCCGCGTCCCCGCCGACGACCTGCTCGGCGCGCTGGTCACGGCCGGCCACCGCCGCGCCGGGATGCGCCCGGAACGGCTGGCCACCCTCGCCATGCGGGCCTGCCTGCCGGCGATGCACTCCGTCTCGGTGGTGCTGAGCAAGGCCGTCCCGATCCTGTTGCGCCAGCCCGAGGTGTACGCGGCCGTACGCGTCGACGACGGTCTGACCGCGCCGGTGGTGGAGGAGCTGCTGCGGCTCACCACGCCCGCCTCCGCCGCGCTGCCCCGCCTCGCCCGCTGCGACGTGGAGCTCTCCGGGGGCACGGTGCCCGAAGGGGCGGTGGCCGTCGCGAGCCTGGAGTCGGCCAACAGCGACGAGGAGCACTACCCGGACCCGGAGCGCATCGTCGCCGGGCGCGGCGCCGCCGACCACACGACGTTCGGCCGGGGCAGCAACTTCTGCCTCGGCGCGGCCCTGGCCCGGATGGAGGTGCAGGTGGCGGTGGCGGCACTCGCGCGGCGGCTGCCCGGGCTCGCGCTCGCCGTGCCGGAGAGCGAGCTGCCGGTGCGTACCGGGGTGATCGCGCCGGACGTGACGGCGCTCCCGGTGCGGTGGTGAGGACCGTGCCCGAGCCGTACTGCCCGTTCACCGTACGG carries:
- a CDS encoding arabinofuranosidase catalytic domain-containing protein; this encodes MVVSKIRRHHHHRRLLAVGAAVLIALGAGTAAAAAVIQPGQSAPVVGTGSGRCLTVANSSTTNGTQVQLWDCGGTAAQTWTYTSSKQLMVYGGKCLDASAQGTSNGTAVIIWDCNGQANQQWNVTSGGTITGVQSGRCLDANARGTANGTAIILWDCNGQANQQWTSPAGPPPTGGGPCDIYSSGGTPCVAAHSTVRALYRSYAGNLYQVRRSSDNATRNVGVLNAGGTADAAAQDSFCAGAACVITVVYDQSGRGNDLWYQGSSVVPGSSQSRPATATSESLTIGGAKAYSLSINPGNSYWRDGHATGVPTGSAPEGMYAVFSGTHVNNGCCFDYGNSETTRAADAAGAMDALNFGTQCWFGGCSGTGPWVQADLEWGLYPGGSQSWNPNQRAFTSKFVTATLKNNGTSRFAIKGSNAQSGSLNTLWDGALPPGYSPMKKQGAVILGSGGDCCKPGGGANLSAGTFYEGAMVAGYPSDATENAVQANVTAAGYR
- a CDS encoding polyprenyl synthetase family protein; protein product: MTIAPARIPGVAASWLAAVEEGLAERVAGVPEPLTGPCRRIVTAPAKRLRPTLVLSAAACAGGGLTPATLGSAVAVELLHCSSLVHDDLIDAARARRGVPTVNGAEGAATAIVAGDALIALAGEVAAAVDARTAAAVSSTLSELCRGEARELAGRYRAGLSLAEVIGTIEAKTGALLRVACRLGAEAAGADPRLTAALDAFGLSFGTCLQLVDDVLDVVSTDDLLGKPTGADFAAGTVTAPAVHALAASPELRTLLRPGLDDHERRRVRSLLCEHGVGAAVALARDLARRSERTLTAAAGLGDDPTVRALAALPGRYVRRQLTTRVPPQHRHLLPALP
- a CDS encoding cytochrome P450; translated protein: MTLTRRPTIRAPRAWPLLGHAWPLLRDPLGFVQSLPEYGDVVWIRLGPARAALVCDPRLTSAVLLDDRTFDKGGLLVERGREVVGNGVGTCPHDEHQRQRRLARPAFHPARLPHYAEGMRRQIATVLGGWRDGREIDVLGEMLTLTGGTVVEAMFAATSLPARTLATALDDFATVLAGIYRRMFLPAPLDRVPLPGNLRYRAARNRLRRTVGDLVADYRRTGTDRGDILSVLVGSQGPGFTDDEIHDQVVTLFLAGTESAASVLAWALHVLGERPDLETRLHREVDALNGDLPGPEDLPSLDLTGRIVTETLRVYPPGWLFTRRTTAATRLGEHDIPAGTTVAFSPYLMHHRADLFDDPERFDPDRWDGTSAGPPARGVFIPFGAGARKCLGDTFAMTEATLALAAITRRWRLRPVAGRPVRRTVDTTLRPRGLRMRLEAR
- a CDS encoding cytochrome P450 produces the protein MTSDVALPAGRLVFPFARTDVLRPDPIYRRLRAERPVARVTMANGVGAYLVTRYADVRVVLEDARFSRAALSRTAPGELVAYAPPAVPASTEDGHSMPYELVNRWFTARAVERLRPGTARIADELLDRLVATGPPADLVAAYTAVLPMTVIGELAGIPAADRPRLRDLAPLVTVDSPGAQSRAASATVFQYFRTALEQRRRVPADDLLGALVTAGHRRAGMRPERLATLAMRACLPAMHSVSVVLSKAVPILLRQPEVYAAVRVDDGLTAPVVEELLRLTTPASAALPRLARCDVELSGGTVPEGAVAVASLESANSDEEHYPDPERIVAGRGAADHTTFGRGSNFCLGAALARMEVQVAVAALARRLPGLALAVPESELPVRTGVIAPDVTALPVRW